The following DNA comes from Miscanthus floridulus cultivar M001 chromosome 5, ASM1932011v1, whole genome shotgun sequence.
CCGCGTACTCCTCTTCCATCGCGCGGCGCCAATGAGGGTCCGACAAGGCGTCGCGAACGGAAGAGGGTACAGGAGAGATCTGCGGGTCGTCGGGCATCGTCGCGAGAGCCCGGGGCCGCAGGGTACCAGCCGCGTGACGCGTCACCATAGGGTGAACATGCCATGGGTGTCGGTGAAGGAGTTGCGGGTGGTACACCGGCGACGCGACACGGGCAgcctgaggcggcggcggcggtgtaggGGTCGCCGGCGGAGAAGGAGCCACCGGTGGTGTAGGCGTCACCAGTGGAGAGGTGGACCCCGGTGGTGCCAGAGGCAGCGTTGCCGCCGGCACACGGCGCTGGTAGACGTGCACCGGCTGGGCGAAACGCGCAGGAGGTGTGACAGGCGGTGTCCCCGGACCCGCTGCGAACGGAGGGGCAGGGGCAGCTCCGGTGGGCGATGCCTCCGGACCCGGGCAGGGCGCAGGGCCAGGGGCGTCACTGGTGGGCGGCGAGCGGGGGCACGGGGAAGCAGTACCTGCAGGAGACAGCGGTGAAAGCGGCTGGACCACCGTGTCAGTGGGAAACAGAGAGAAGGGGTCAGGATCGGGGGTGGgagatggtgtggtggtggtggagaaggggAAGACAGACTCATCAAACACCACGTGGCGAGAGATGAGGACCCGACGGGAGGTGAGGTCAAAGCACCGGTACCCCTTGTGATCCGGGGAGTACCCAAGGAAGACACACAGAGCGGAACGGGGAGCCAGCTTGTGGGGAGCGGTGGCAGTGGTGTTAGGGTAGCACGCACACCCGAAGACACGAAGGTGGTCATACCGAGGAGGGGTACCGAAGAGAGCGTGGTGTGGTGTGGGAGCCGGGCAGGCAGCAGAAGGAAGGCGGTTAAGGAGATAGGTGGAGGTGTGCAGACTCTCGGCCCAGAAGCGAGCAGGAAGCGACGCCTGGAGCAGAAGGGTGCGCATGGTGTCGTTCGTGGTGCGAATCATGCGCTCGGCCTTGCCGTTCTGGGAGGAGGTATACGGGCAAGACATGCGCAACTGGACACCGTGAGAGAGGAAGAAGGCACGGGAGGTGCCGTTATCGAACTCACGGCCATTGTCACACTGGACGGCCTTGATGGTAAGGCCGAACTGAGTAGACACCCAGGCGAAAAAGTGGAGAAGAGTGGTGAAGGTATCTGACTTTGCACGCAAGGGGAAAGTCCACGAATAATGCGAGAAATCATCAACCACCACAAGatagtatttatacccagaaatgCTGATGACAGGAGATGTCCATAGGTCGCAGTGTACAAGATCAAACACATGCGTagcatgtgaagaagaagaacaaaaagggagACGAACATGACGGCCCAGCTGGCACGCATGACACAAGTGCTCATCGTGAGCCCGAGTACAACCAATGTCGGAACTGCGACTAAGCTGCGTCAGAGCATCACGTCCAGGATGGCCGAGGCGACGGTGCCAAGTGGTGGAAGAAGGAGTGGCGGCGAAGGCAGCTGACAAAGTAGACGGTGACGAAGAGGAAGCAGACGTCGGAAGCCGAAGGGTGTAAAGGGGTCCCGTGCTGTCACATCGGAGAAGAGGACGCCGGGAAGCCAAATCCTTTACAGTAAGACCAGTAGAGTTAAATTCAACATAACAGGAATTGTCAGCTGTAAAACGACGAATAGAAAGAAGGTTGTGAACCATAGAGGGTGCAACAAGAATgtcaggaagaagaaaggaaccaTGAGTGCCGGCGGCACCCACGGACGTGACTGGAATACACGAACCATTCGCGACCATGATGGACGAAGGATGAGAGGGAGAAGGAGGGTGAATAGAGGAGAGTATACCAGGGTCTGGAGTAGTGTGGTAAGTGGCACCCGAGTCGGCAATCCAGTCGGTACCGGCAGGCGGTGTCAGGGCCATGGTGCTGAAGGATCTGGCCAAGGCCGCCGGGTTCCAACCGACAGGCCCGAGCAAGGTGTCGGGAGGTGGCACCCACGAAGATGCGCCGGGAGGTGTAGCCCACACAGACGGGGAGTAAATCCCCGGAGGAGCTCCAGTGAGCAAGGCCACTGGTGGGCGAGGCTCGCCACCTGGAGCCGGGAAGGGCCACATCGAGATGCGCCCCAACCACGGGTTGTGGAAAGAGGGCCAGGCTGCACCCCGTGGAGTTGCGGGCGACTGGTGGCTCCCTGGAGGAGCCGGTGTGTGGTGGCCCCCGTGGCCCCCACGCCCCCCTCCGTGGCGACGGCGGCCGCCACGGCCCCCCCACCCCCGCCCGGCCCGGGGGGAGGAGAACCAAGAAGCGACGACGGCGGTGGAGCGAACGAACGCGCCGAAGGAGTAGCGGCCAGGGCAGTTGAGGAAGACGAGGACCCTGGCGCGGAGGTGGACCCTGGCTGGACGCCCTGAGTGAGCTCCTCCATGACAAGGTCGTCACGGACCTGCAGGAAGGAGGGAAAGGGCCTCTGCCGGGTGATCCACGTCCGGAGGTGGGCGTAGCGGTCACTGAGCCCGCGGAGGACATTGAGGACCAGAATACGGTCCTCCACGGGCCAGCCAAGGTCACCGAGGGAGTCCGCCATGCTCTTCATGCGCCGGCAGAAATCGCCAACGGAGAGGTCACCCTGAACAAAGGTGCGGAAGCTCGCATCGAGACGCAGGGCCCGGGCTTCGGCATTGCCCAGAAACTGGCCCTCGAGCGCAAGCCAAGCCCGGCGAGCGTCAGCAGAGTTGCGGACGAGGTCGTGGAGGTCCAGGGAGATCGTCCCGATGATCCAGGAGAGGACGACGCTGTCAAGGCGCAGCCACGATGGGGTCTGGACCGCGACCGAGGCGTCGACTAGGACGTGGTCGTCAAGGGCGTAGCGGCGGAGGGTGAGGAGAACCAGGTCCCTCCAGCGGGCGTAAGAGGGCGACTCAGGCTCGAGGACGACCGGGACGAGGAGTCGAATGTTCTGGACACCCCCGGCCTGGTAGTGGAGCTGAGCCACGTGCGGGTCGGCCGGGTCGTGCCAGATGATCGTGGTGCGAGACGCGCGGTGACCCGTCGAGCCTAAAGAGGTGGCCGCGGTGTCGCAGGATGTAGGGAGGACAAGGAGCTGCTCCGCCTCAGCGATCTGGCGGGCCAGGGCATCAGCCGCGTCGCGCTCGCGCTCCAAAGCGAGGGCGGCCGCCCGCACCCGGGCCTGGCTGTCCGCAGCAGCAGCCCGTGCAGCCACGAGAGCGGCGGCGAGAGCAGAGTTGGCCCCTGCCGTCTGGAGAGGGGCAGGGGGCGGCAGAGGAGGGggagcggggaagaagaaaggctcCAGGGTCTCCCCCGCGCCCCCAGCGGCAGCGGCGTGgctgcctgcgcccgcgcccgcccctgcaagcagcggcggcggcggcagtgggcaGGCTGGCCGTGTCCGCGCCCGCGGCGACGGGGCCGCCTGCGCCCGCGCTCGCAGCGGCGGGGCCGCCTGCGCCCGCACCCGTAGCGGCGGggccgcctgcgcccgcgcccgcagCGGTGGCTGGGCcacccacgcccgcgcccgcgcccgcgccggcacccgcgcccacgcccgcagcgacagcggcggcggcccGGCCATCCGCGTCCGCGGCAAGGGGGCCGGCGCCCGCGCGCTGGGCCCACGACGggtagggaagggaggggaaaacGTGGAAGTAGgttggggagggagggggagggggagggcggccagccatggcggcggcaagccggccggcggcgcctggtcggggaaggggagggaggaaGGCCTAGCTGGATACCATGCTAGAATTGTGTAAGTCTTATTGGGCTAACCTTAGAAGGGTAGCAATGTATATTAGTCATAcatgggcctcatgggcctaATACACTCATACTCTCATACTCCAACACTTTTAACATTGGTTTTCTGTGTTTTCACCTAGTAGGTGGTTTCCAACATATATTTTGCAGCGTTGCTGCGGCCCTGATGTGCTACTGAGTGCCCCCATATGCATTTCCTGCTTAAAATTTCTTCCATCATATCACAGCAACACAGGCAGTACAAAGGCGGCAATTCATCTTAATGGATCCAAAGTTCTAACACAAGCGATACAACCTTAATAAATAAACTCGCTTCGAGAGGCTTTATAATGTTCGCTCATGGTACTTCCTTCTTATGGCGCGAAAATAGGGGCAGCAGAAGCCACATTAACCAATTCATACTCTACTAGCGACAAGTTGTTATCTTCCTTCACTGTGAAGCTAGCTGGCTCCGTAGCCTCAATCCGCCCCCATTTGTCCACTGCAAGCCTCATCGATCCTTTGAACATGTCAATTTTGGCATTGCGCATGATCACTGTGGCATTGGGCTTCAGCAAGTCAACTGCAAAGGAGAGCACATCATAAGTCCAGGGCAAATGCACAGTCAAAACAATCAACCATGATGTTCACATGACAGCAAAGATAAAACAAGTCAAGAATAAATGGCTTTTAACATGGTCGCAGCATGTATATGGAAATGTAGGATCCCGGTGTCGATTATAAACATGGCAGGCTGATAGTGCTGCATGTACTGTACACGCTCTGGGACGCAGTCATACAGTTGACAAATGGATAGAGCAAAGATAATATGTCATCCTTACTAATATGCCAACCTTTAAATCAAGGTACCAATGGCACGTTTTGGAAACTCTGATGACACTTGCCCCCCCACCCCACACGCACAAAAAAAGTAACAAGAAAACAGATCAGCACTACAAATGAGCAGGTAGCAACAGCAAAATCCAAATAAAGAATATTTATATGGTGTCCATCAACATTGATGATGAACTATGATCAGAAATAACGGCTTCCAGTTTTTATCACTCATAGGGTGAAAGATATTTCATAGAGAACAGCAGCAAATATAAAAAGTACCTGCAAAGGCAGGTCACTTTCTATCCACCCAGATTTGGGTAAGCAGGGCCTTTAAAAAAGAGCAAAAAGAGCACCCTCATTCAAATTCAAAGTAGACGCTCAGCAGTAGTGTATCTGTACCTGAGATACGACCTACATGAGCAAGGTTCCAAAAGGCGCTAGGCGGTGACTCACCGCCTAGTGCCTAAGCGAGCCTAGGCGTTTTAATAtttttatacacatacataagtTACCTTAAATAAAAGAAGAAATAGGAGACTTGTAGACATAAAGTTGGAAGAAAAGCCCATCAAAAGAGCCCACCCCACCTTATCCACCTACACTATATAAAAACCCTCCTCTCACTCTCACCCAACCGCACACCTTATCCCTTCGCCTCCTCCCAACCAGCCACATGGCCGTATCTCTCTCTCAGTCCGCGCATGgccgcatctctctctctctctctctcagtccgcgcccgccgccgccggttCCTCCCCCTCTCCCGCATCTATCTGAGTCCACACTCGCCGCTGCCGAACACGCCCGCCCCTCACAGTTGCGCACGCAGCCCGCCTTCCTCCCAATCATGCCTGAGCCTCCGCTCGTCGCTTGCCGCCTCCCGGCCGCGCCTATACTATACCTACCCCCTTAGGCGAGGCGGCACCCCTCCGCCTAGCGCATAAGCGGGCCTAGGTGAGCGCCTAGCAGCGCCTTTTTGAACATTGTATATGAGTAGTGTAATGTTGTTACCAATGACAGGTGGTTGGCTCAATGAAACGGCAGTGCAGAAAAAAAGGGCATAAGATATAGGGATAGCAAGTAACAGCTGATACTTGGTTCTGACCTCTAATATGACACGTGGTTGGCTGATTGTACGTACTGTTGTACAAAAAATAAGGTCAACAAACTCTTCTCTAAACTAAGCCTCGCTTAACTTTGCTACCAGCTATCCCATCCATACTGGAACtaaataaattcataagatgGGGCCGTCTTGCCACTTATTCCCCAGCTTTTCTTCTATAATCATCACAGCTAAACATAATAACTTTTATCAGAAATAATGAAAGTGAGATTTTTTACCACACTCAACACTCTTAGGGAAAAGATATTCCACAGAGAACAAGAGCAAATACAAAAGATAGCATCTAAGGCATGTAATTTTTCATCCATACAGATTGAGGAAGGCAAAGCCCTGGGAAAAAGTGCATATCCTCATTTAGGTTCAAAATAGAGGCAGAGCGGTAGTGTGTTAGTACATGACATACAACATATATGAGTAGCTAGCGTGCTGTCTAGATCAATACGGCATCTGAAGTCAATTAAACTGCACTGCAGAAGAAGgccaaaaagaaacaaagatacAGAATCAAGTAACGGCTAATAGTTAGTTTTGACCTCTGATGTGCCACACGGTCGGCTGATTGCATGTACGGTTGTATACATAAAAGAAGGTCTGCTGAGCTCAATGGATTCAAAGTAGATACACCAGATACTGTGTCAGTACATGAGATACAAGTAACCTATATGAGCAGCTGGCGTGCAGTTGTTAAGAACGATACATCATCTGAACTCAGTTCAACTGCACTGCATAAAAGGCCAAAAAGGTAGGGGTAACAAGTAACGGTTGATAGTTAGTTTTGACCTCTGATGATGGTATGTGGTTGGCTGATTGTCCGTACTGTCGCACATAAAGGAATGTCAACAAACACTTGTTTGAACTAAGCAGAGCTTAATGTTTCTACCAGCTATCTCATCCATAATAACTGAAACTaaaggtgtgtttggtttgaggaatgggGCACTGGGCAGTCCATAATCCCATTACTCcttactttttttttgtttggtttgtggaatagAACGAGTTGATTCTCCACCGCCTCACTCCTCACAAGTTAAATAATTATATTAGTACAAACACAAGGAACGGGTTGGTTCCACCAAATTAATGGAATGCACTCATGATGTGCCACCTCATCTAGGATGAGTTGGTTCCATAAACCAAGCACAGCCCAGCTTTTCTTCTGTATATAGTCATCACAATTCACAGGCAGTAAGCATAATAACTTTACAAAAACTGCATTTGCAACTAGGATTGTGATGACACACTGATACATCTGACATCTCAGTGGGTGGGTGCAAAACAATAACaacaattaattaattaacaAGAAAAGGCCGCAAATCTCATCTTCCTCCCTAGTCGTTTTATGTACGTATGACATGAAAGTCGTTTTATGTATGCATGTATATGGCATGAAAGCAGGCGCGGATGAGCGCAGTCAGATCGAACAGGTGATGGAGTCCAGTCCGCCACAGCAGAGCAGAGAACGATAGAGAGTAGGCGAGGAGGATGAGCATTGACCTTGGTCGTTGCGGGCGGTGAATACGATGGCGCCGGTCTCGTCCCCGACGAGGCACTCGGCGATGCGCGGCGCGCGGGACGGGGCCGCGGCGGGTGCGCCTGGGCGCGCGCGGCCGGGCACGGGGGTAGCGCTGACGACCTTGACGGTGAGGGTGTGCCCGTTGGTGCCCGGCTTGAGCTGGTCGACCTTGGTGAAGACGGGCTTCCGGAGCGCCGGCTTGTCGCTGCCGCCCTGTGCCGCCGCGGTGGACATCGCCGGTGAAGGGGTAGGAGTGGGGGTACGGATCGGGCTGCAGTCACTGAGGTGCGGAAACCCTAGCGCGTCTGGGTGGGGTGGGGGTGCGTGCGGCGCGGAAGTGGAGTGTGAGTGGGGGTGGGGGAGTAAACAAGACGACGACCACCACCAGCTGCCTGCGTTAAGACCAGAGTAGTTGGGCCGGGCCTGGATTACCCAATGTCGTGGGCCGGAAAATTCCGTTTCGTTTTCATTTCCTTCTTTTGTAATGATGATCCATTTTCATTCCGAAAATTTAATTCGAAGTACTGCTGCAGATCAAATGCCGTTCTATTTTTCCGAATTTTTTTTTCAACGCGAGGAACCTTCCCCATTTCCTTAGATCAGCGGAAATACATTGTTCAGCATTATTTACAGATAAGATAGAAGCAAAGGACACATAACAGACATCGACCACCAGAAAACTAACAGGCAAACTAAACCGTCCCTGGGCCTTACCGCACTTAACGCCCAGAGCGACCTACAACCAGAGTTTCCAGAAAAAAAAGACTGAAAGTGACACTTGGATCACACCAAGGTCGAAGTTTGTTTATACAAAAGACCACCGCAAAAGACTGAAGACTCCTGGCGCCATCTTTCTCCAGGCTTTTTGCCGATTCACGCTTCGTCTTCAGGCTCTGATGATTCGCCATCACGAAGCAGTAGCCTGTTAACTTGCCTTGCCGTCTGAGTCGCTAAAATCTCCTTAGCAACCCTCGGCATCGTATTTGCGCCTTCCACCAGCCGTTCATGATCTATTTCTGCATATAGACCTGACCAGTAAATCATAAGTGCGCATGAGTGACAGATTATCTCAAGAGGATTcttaataagttttttttctcaaAACAAGCTGGATTTCGACATTTCCAGATTGCCCAGCATATGGCGGCAACACCCCAGGGGTGGTATTGTTTACCAAAAGGGAACCATTGTTCACACCACTGCCAACATTGTTGAAGATTTGTGGGAATGTTagaagccccgaagcattttgcAACAACTAACCAGATAACTTTGACAACTGGACACTGAAAAAACAAATGAGATACAGTTTCCACACAATCACAGAAAACACAACTAGGATCTCCCTGTCATTTCCTTTTCTGCAAATTGTCTTTAGTCAGAATAGCATTGTTAGTCATAAGCTACAAAATGATTTTGATCTTTGCAGGGATCTTCCCCTTCCATATTCTTTTGCGATAAATTCCAGATTCAGATTTAGATAACCCATTATAAACTGATTTTACAGTAAACATGTTACTTTTTCCAAGCTTCCAATCCACAGTGTCATGATCACCCCTTAACTGAAAATTACAAGCATCATGCCAAATCTTTTCCCAACTAGTCCTTACTCCTTAGATCCCCAAACAACCATCTTCTAAAAGAGATAACATTACCAGATAAGGCCTGGGCAACAGAAACACATTTATTTTCACATAATTCAAAGAGCACAGGAGCAATAGCACAAATTGAACTATCATAAACCCAAGGATCTAGCCAAAAATCTTGTTTGTTCACCATTACTAATCATGACACCCCTACCTTGGAGATATATGTCTTTTACCTTGAGTAAGTCACTCCAAACGGGTGAATCATTCAGCTTGTGCTGCACATCATGAATTGACTTATTGTTCATGTATTTGTGTTTAACAATTTGCTGCCATAAGCCCTCTTCTTTTTTCCAACCTCCACCACCATTTGCATAACAAGCTAATGTTCATTCTTCTCAAATATTTAATGCCCAAACCCCCTTTTTTTGCTTTTGCATATCAATTCCCACTTAACCAAATGATATTTTTTCTTAGTCCCTCCACCTTGCCAGAAAAAAGTTGTTCTTGTTTGATCCATCTTTTTGACTGTAGTCTTGGGGAGCAAATAAACTGACATGTGGTAAATGGGGGAATTGTTAAGACTGGAGCTAATTAAAGTTGATCTTCCAGCTATAGATAGAGAACCACCCTTCCACACATCTAACCTTTTATTGCCCTTATCAACCAAAGGGAGCCAATCAATAACTTTCAACCTGCTTGGGCTGACAGGTACCCCTAAATACTTTATAGGGAAACAAACCAACCTGACAGTTAAAAATCTCAGCATATCTATCTCCTAAATTCTCTTTATCATTGATCATATAAATCTCACTTTTGTTAAAGTTTATTTTTAAACCAAAAGAAGTTTCAAGTGAACAGCCCCATCCATATCATTTTTTAGAAAAAGAATGGTATCATACTGTAAAATGCCAACCCCTCTATGGATGATGTGACTAATTAGACTAGTGATAAGACCATGTTCCTGAGCTTTGTGCACCATTCTAGTCAAACAATCAGCAACAAGGTTGAACTGAATTGGAGACATAGGGTCTCCTTGCCTAACCCCTTTGTAACTTTTAATATAAGAACAAGTTTTGTTATTGACTTTCACACTCATAGTACCCCCTGAAACAACTTGCTTGATCCAACTGCACCATTTCTTATCAAAGCTCCTTTTTTAAAGGCAAGTAAACAGTAGTTTCTAGTTAACTTTGTCGTAGGCCTTTTCAAAATCtagttgaaagtgcaatcaagccctaattatgggttttggtgataatgaccacgcaattagagaactaatgagaattatcgagatgacaagcagggaattcatgttcgaggatgctacacgaaatggaggagccctcaattacaaatgtagatggcttcaaactcaaaggaggtttaaattcttttttattttgaatttgagtatagaaaaagccgtactataaagggagacataatgcttaagctaatatgtgctaccaagtgctcaaacatagacatgcatcctcagattcacaaccAACATAGTCTctacttcactcttacccttgctgtcttgcgtggtgcagcactgccgcacttgagccgCGGCACTACCGCGACTCAAGTAACTGTTGGGGGctggggggtatttatacttcTTTCCTTCCTCTCCAATGGttctctgcctcttcttcctcactccagCACGCCCAAAACAGAGcaagagctctctctctctctccattgttgacctcaagcccccaagcaaattcattgatttctctatcaatccttgagggaaaagggtccaaaactcgattagagagcagctccattgattttccaactctaaagagcacttggttcacgttttggctggcggttgtgtttgttacttttgttgcttggctcctagccggctagagcgtcgcccgtgaagcttgtcaacttatgtggCAGCCTCGGGAGGTTGGTAACCATATCTTAAAGCtggtaaactcacccctcatctcaagagttaagcctcttgacttgagaacgaggaatgGTTGGAAAGtactaagccttagtggctaatctCAACAATGTGGagataggcaagccttggtggcgagccgaaccacgggataaatcattgtgtcacttgtgcttgatttacatggTGAATGAtgaaacttttattagccaaacaaagtacacccatgatatgttcaagaagtttgacatggtgaatgccaagcctatcaaaactcccatgggCTCTCTGTTCACTAAGAaatcggggcgaccggacgcgccggtcgaattgaccggacgtaggaccccaacgtTCGGTTCTTAGATTTTTGCCCCGtatcccctgcttcaaatgctcatcgcccgatctcaacggttatcagtacacttaagttgtgaccggatgcactatagtgtaggaccggacataggaccccagcgtccggtcacttccagtaaggatCCAGAGGCAGAAAttcacgaccgaacgcgttcggtcatgcccGACTGGACTCACTCATGGTCTTCACTGTGcgccactgaaaggtcctaatgactagagggggggtgaatagcctaataaaatttctacaacaacacttaacaaagtggttagacaattatgaggcgaagcgagtgttgcgctagcctacttaaaatgcaagccacctaccacaattctagtttagatagtatctattcacacaatagcaaagacactatcctatgttagtgtgctctcaaagactaactaaagagccacaccaaccaagcaagcaagctctcacaactagctacactaaagagcttgtcaactagtttgtggtaaagtaaagagagtgattaggatagttataccgccgtgtagatgaagaaccaatcaatcacaaagatgaataacaatgaagaccaatcacctcggaatcaatgatgaacacaatgatttttgtcgaggttcacttgcttgccagcaagctagtcctcattgtggcgattcactcacttggaggttcacgcgctaattgacttcacacgccaaaccctcaatagggtgccgcacaaccaacacaagatgaggatcacacaagccatgagcaattcactaaagtaccttttggctctccgccggagacaaggtcaagaacccctcacaatcaccatgatcgaagccagagacaatcaccatctccgcttgacgatcctcgctg
Coding sequences within:
- the LOC136553243 gene encoding uncharacterized protein At4g28440-like, with the protein product MSTAAAQGGSDKPALRKPVFTKVDQLKPGTNGHTLTVKVVSATPVPGRARPGAPAAAPSRAPRIAECLVGDETGAIVFTARNDQVDLLKPNATVIMRNAKIDMFKGSMRLAVDKWGRIEATEPASFTVKEDNNLSLVEYELVNVASAAPIFAP